In Equus caballus isolate H_3958 breed thoroughbred chromosome 25, TB-T2T, whole genome shotgun sequence, one DNA window encodes the following:
- the LOC100070352 gene encoding dolichol phosphate-mannose biosynthesis regulatory protein produces MATGTDQVVGLGLVAVSLIIFTYYTAWVILLPFIDSQHVIHKYFLPRAYAVAIPLAAGLLLLLFVGVFIIYVLLKNQKVTKKTQ; encoded by the exons ATG GCCACGGGGACAGACCAGGTGGTGGGACTCGGGCTCGTCGCCGTTAGCCTGATCATCTTCACCTACTACACCGCCTGGGTGATTCTCTTG CCATTCATCGACAGCCAGCATGTTATCCACAAGTATTTCCTGCCCCGAGCCTATGCTGTTGCCATCCCACTGGCCGCCGGCCTCCTGCTGCTCCTGTTTGTGG GAGTGTTCATCATTTATGTGCTGCTGAAGAACCAGAAGGTGACCAAAAAGACTCAGTGA